A portion of the Achromobacter sp. MFA1 R4 genome contains these proteins:
- a CDS encoding universal stress protein: MFRRIAVHLDHGADCQRRIDFCLRVAKAHDAHLTGIYASYVAPGYFYDEAGLWVRSMDKAVQINEKARSALQKSFSQSAQDAGVAASWRQGEAGTPAECAARHARCSDMLVVGQANPQDPEAATGNDFVEQVLLSTGRPVMVLPLAGTFNTVGTRVVYCWDRGREAARALADAAPLLRHAAALQVLTLDEGADTRGDREIPFEDLAAYCSCHGFPQPEHEDRDTRDIDIGNAILTAAADFNADLIVMGAYGHSRMRELVMGGATRSLLKAMTAPVLFSH; encoded by the coding sequence ATGGCGCCGATTGCCAGCGCCGGATCGACTTCTGCCTGCGCGTCGCGAAGGCGCACGATGCCCACCTGACCGGGATCTACGCGAGCTACGTCGCGCCGGGTTACTTCTACGATGAGGCGGGGCTTTGGGTCCGCTCCATGGACAAGGCCGTGCAGATCAATGAAAAAGCCCGCAGCGCCTTGCAGAAGTCATTCAGCCAGTCGGCCCAGGATGCCGGCGTGGCGGCCTCCTGGCGGCAGGGTGAAGCGGGCACGCCCGCGGAGTGCGCCGCCCGGCATGCGCGCTGCTCGGACATGCTGGTTGTCGGTCAGGCCAACCCTCAGGATCCCGAAGCCGCTACCGGCAACGATTTCGTCGAACAGGTCCTGCTGTCGACGGGGCGTCCGGTCATGGTCCTGCCCCTTGCCGGCACGTTCAACACGGTCGGTACCCGGGTGGTTTACTGCTGGGACCGTGGCCGCGAGGCGGCCCGCGCGCTGGCCGATGCGGCGCCGCTGCTGCGCCATGCCGCGGCCTTGCAGGTGCTGACCCTGGACGAAGGCGCCGACACGCGGGGCGACCGCGAGATTCCCTTCGAGGACCTTGCCGCCTACTGCTCCTGCCACGGCTTTCCGCAGCCCGAGCATGAAGACCGCGACACGCGGGATATCGATATCGGCAATGCCATCCTGACGGCGGCCGCGGACTTCAACGCCGATCTCATCGTGATGGGCGCGTATGGGCACAGCCGCATGCGCGAACTGGTCATGGGCGGCGCCACGCGCTCGCTGCTCAAGGCGATGACGGCGCCCGTGCTGTTTTCCCACTAG
- a CDS encoding universal stress protein: MYQRILVAIDSSHAAQRALAEAIGNARASGGRLILVHALEEPADAIGANPYAAEYVRGLNEDTKQAAADLLDRARDRAAAAGVQAEAVLLEPGAAPVAERIVQSARDRKADLIVMGTHGRHGVKRVMLGSNAHGVLRVADVPVLLVRTP; encoded by the coding sequence ATGTACCAGCGCATCCTCGTGGCCATCGACAGCAGTCACGCCGCCCAACGCGCCTTGGCCGAAGCCATCGGGAACGCCCGGGCGTCCGGGGGCCGCCTCATCCTCGTCCACGCCCTGGAGGAACCGGCCGACGCCATAGGCGCGAATCCCTATGCGGCCGAGTACGTGCGCGGGCTGAACGAAGACACGAAGCAGGCCGCGGCGGACCTGCTGGACCGGGCCCGCGACCGCGCGGCCGCGGCCGGGGTGCAGGCCGAGGCCGTGCTGCTGGAGCCGGGCGCGGCGCCGGTGGCAGAGCGGATCGTCCAGTCCGCCCGGGACCGCAAGGCCGACCTGATCGTCATGGGCACGCACGGGCGCCATGGCGTCAAGCGCGTGATGCTGGGCAGCAACGCCCATGGCGTGCTGCGGGTCGCGGACGTTCCCGTGCTATTGGTGCGGACGCCATGA